Proteins encoded within one genomic window of Anastrepha ludens isolate Willacy chromosome 4, idAnaLude1.1, whole genome shotgun sequence:
- the LOC128861640 gene encoding GTP-binding protein Rit1 isoform X2, which translates to MVEGEPVLFELLDTCPKADDELPNAAELLQWADGLLLVYSITDRSSFNYIRRAKSDLQSDTPVQLVANKVDMVHLRQVSRDEGEILAKDFECKFSEVSAADHVDQVAEVFHDLCKEVLASKRKSKQSLLERMLGGARPYSRGKSDSNLPKD; encoded by the exons ATGGTGGAGGGAGAGCCGGTGCTGTTCGAATTACTAGACACATGCCCCAAG GCCGATGACGAACTTCCCAATGCCGCCGAATTATTGCAATGGGCTGATGGCCTTCTACTAGTCTACTCCATAACCGATCGTAGCTCATTCAATTACATTCGACGCGCAAAATCAGACCTGCAATCGGACACACCCGTTCAGTTGGTCGCTAACAAAGTGGATATGGTGCATTTGCGTCAGGTTAGCCGTGACGAAGGTGAAATTCTAGCCAAAGACTTTGAATGTAAATTCAGTGAAGTGTCGGCGGCGGATCATGTCGATCAGGTGGCGGAAGTTTTCCACGACCTGTGCAAGGAAGTGTTGGCGTCGAAGCGAAAATCGAAACAGAGCCTCTTGGAACGTATGCTAGGCGGTGCACGACCCTACAGTCGAGGGAAAAGTGATAGCAATTTGCCAAAGGACTGA